A single region of the Pyricularia oryzae 70-15 chromosome 4, whole genome shotgun sequence genome encodes:
- a CDS encoding diphosphomevalonate decarboxylase yields MASEQTFRATTTAPVNIAVVKYWGKRDPKLNLPTNSSLSVTLAQSDLRTLTTATCSSDRPAAQGDSLILNGEESDVSGARTQACFRELRARRRVLEDADSSLPKLSTFALKIVTENNFPTAAGLASSAAGFAALVRAIADLYQLPDSPAELSKIARQGSGSACRSLFGGYVAWREGTAADGSDSLAEQVAPASHWPEMRAIVLVASAMKKGVSSTSGMQQTVATSTLFKQRIAEVVPANMKTMEEAIQNRDFASFAEVTMRDSNSFHATCADTYPPIFYMNDTSRAAIRAVEAINAAAGRTIAAYTFDAGPNAVVYFLEQDAKVVVGSFAKIVGSVDGWKEGAKDFAAQGVEIDEAVAGLLKNGISRVIMTSVGEGPVKSDQHLA; encoded by the coding sequence ATGGCTTCAGAACAAACATTCCGCGCCACGACCACGGCACCGGTCAACATCGCCGTGGTCAAGTACTGGGGCAAGCGTGACCCCAAGCTCAACCTCCCCACCAACTCGTCCCTCTCCGTGACCCTCGCCCAATCCGACCTTCGCACCCTCACAACCGCGACCTGCTCGTCCGACCGCCCCGCCGCTCAGGGCGACAGCCTGATCCTCAACGGTGAGGAGTCGGACGTCTCGGGCGCCCGCACCCAGGCCTGCTTCCGCGAGCTCCGCGCCCGCCGTAGGGTCCTCGAGGACGCCGACTCCTCGTTGCCCAAGCTGTCGACCTTTGCCCTCAAGATCGTCACCGAGAACAACTtccccaccgccgccggtCTCGCCTCATCGGCTGCCGGCTTCGCCGCCCTCGTCCGCGCCATCGCCGACCTGTACCAGCTCCCCGACAGCCCCGCCGAGCTGTCCAAGATTGCACGCCAGGGTTCCGGCTCCGCCTGCCGCAGTCTGTTCGGCGGCTATGTTGCCTGGAGGGAGGGTACCGCGGCCGACGGGTCCGACTCGCTGGCTGAGCAGGTCGCACCGGCGTCGCACTGGCCCGAGATGCGGGCCATCGTGCTCGTCGCCAGCGCCATGAAGAAGGGCGTCAGTTCGACCTCGGGCATGCAGCAGACCGTCGCCACCTCGACCTTGTTCAAGCAGCGCATCGCAGAGGTGGTGCCCGCCAACATGAAGACCATGGAGGAGGCGATTCAGAACCGGGACTTTGCCTCCTTTGCCGAGGTGACGATGCGCGACAGCAACTCGTTCCACGCCACCTGCGCCGATACCTACCCGCCCATCTTCTACATGAACGACACCTCGAGGGCGGCGATCCGGGCTGTCGAGGCCATCAACGCCGCCGCTGGAAGAACCATTGCCGCCTACACATTTGATGCCGGCCCCAACGCCGTAGTCTACTTCCTGGAGCAGGATGCCAAGGTGGTTGTTGGAAGCTTTGCCAAGATTGTTGGTAGCGTGGATGGCTGGAAGGAGGGTGCAAAGGACTTTGCCGCCCAGGGTGTGGAGATAGATGAGGCTGTTGCTGGCCTGTTGAAGAATGGCATTAGCAGAGTTATCATGACTAGCGTTGGCGAGGGCCCTGTCAAGTCGGATCAACACTTGGCCTGA